From one Planktothrix agardhii NIES-204 genomic stretch:
- a CDS encoding 3,8-divinyl protochlorophyllide/chlorophyllide reductase produces MTSLQEPAKHLKAKGMKPGSRRPAKELCSECGLCDTYYIHYVKEACAFLNQQIAELETEAHGRRRNLDNWDDVYFGVHQDMMQARKKEPIEGAQWTGIVSTIAIEMLNRGLVEGVVCVQNSKEDRFQPQPVIARTPEEILAAKVNKPTLSPNLSVLEQIEQSKMKRLLVIGVGCQIQALRAVEKELGLEKLYVLGTPCVDNVTRAGLQKFLETTSKSPDTVVYYEFMQDFRVHFKHEDGSTETVPFFGLNTKELKDIFAPSCLSCFDYVNSLADLVVGYMGATFGWQWIVVRNQTGQEMLDLVGDLIDTQPVITQGNRKPAVQQSIPAYDKAVTLPMWAAKLMGVVIDKIGPRGLEYARFSIDSHFTRNYLYVKRNYPEKLDTHVPDFAKQIVEQYNLPNS; encoded by the coding sequence ATGACTTCACTACAAGAGCCCGCCAAACATCTCAAAGCTAAAGGTATGAAACCCGGTAGTCGTCGCCCGGCGAAAGAACTCTGTAGCGAGTGCGGTCTGTGCGATACCTATTATATTCATTATGTTAAAGAAGCCTGTGCGTTTCTGAATCAACAAATTGCCGAATTAGAAACAGAAGCTCATGGACGTCGCCGCAATTTAGATAATTGGGATGATGTCTATTTTGGGGTGCATCAAGATATGATGCAAGCTCGAAAAAAAGAACCTATCGAGGGCGCCCAATGGACGGGAATTGTAAGTACCATTGCTATTGAAATGCTTAACCGTGGGTTAGTGGAAGGTGTGGTTTGTGTTCAGAATAGCAAAGAAGATCGTTTTCAACCTCAACCCGTGATTGCTAGAACTCCAGAAGAAATTTTAGCAGCTAAGGTTAATAAACCTACATTATCCCCAAATTTATCGGTATTAGAACAAATTGAACAGTCAAAAATGAAGCGTCTGTTAGTAATTGGGGTGGGCTGTCAAATCCAAGCATTAAGGGCAGTTGAGAAGGAATTAGGATTAGAAAAACTTTATGTTTTGGGAACTCCCTGCGTGGATAATGTTACCCGAGCAGGTTTACAAAAATTTCTGGAAACCACCAGTAAATCCCCTGATACTGTTGTTTATTATGAATTTATGCAGGATTTTCGAGTTCACTTTAAACATGAGGATGGCTCTACTGAAACCGTGCCATTTTTTGGGTTAAATACTAAGGAATTAAAGGATATTTTTGCCCCATCTTGTTTGAGTTGTTTTGATTATGTTAACTCTTTGGCGGATTTAGTTGTAGGATATATGGGGGCAACTTTTGGCTGGCAATGGATTGTAGTTAGAAATCAAACCGGACAGGAAATGTTAGACTTAGTGGGAGATTTAATTGATACTCAACCTGTAATTACCCAAGGGAATCGGAAACCCGCCGTGCAGCAGAGTATTCCTGCATACGATAAAGCAGTCACCTTACCGATGTGGGCAGCAAAATTAATGGGAGTAGTGATTGACAAAATCGGCCCTAGAGGGTTAGAATATGCCCGTTTTTCTATAGATTCTCACTTTACTCGGAATTATTTGTATGTTAAACGGAATTATCCTGAGAAATTAGATACTCATGTTCCTGATTTTGCTAAACAAATTGTTGAACAATATAATCTTCCTAATTCTTGA